In Agromyces sp. 3263, a single genomic region encodes these proteins:
- the gabT gene encoding 4-aminobutyrate--2-oxoglutarate transaminase, giving the protein MTDTQIPAETASAPVYSVVQERRVVTSIPGPRSQELHARRAKVVSAGVSSALPVYIERANGGILVDVDGNQFVDFGAGIGVTTVGHTEQRVVQAAADQLQDVVHTLFTITPYEEYVRVAELLAEHTPGNWEKKSVLVNSGAEAVENGVKIARKFTGRRAVAVLDHAYHGRTNLTMAMNYKAHPYATGYGPLAGDVYHAPSSYPYRDGLSGADAAARTITYLEKVIGATDLACLVVEPIQGEGGFMVPAEGFLPRLQAWCTEHGVVMIADEIQSGMARTGRYYASEHFGWEPDLVLSAKGIAGGLPLAAVTGRAEIMDASQPGGLGGTFGGNPVACAAAIAVFESIEANHLLAEAERIGARLTAGLERLAQRYDVIGEIRGLGAMIAIELVQPGTGQTTKLPNPEAVSALIADAAQHGVLFLSAGTFGNVLRFLPSLAVSDALIDDGLRVLDDAFAALG; this is encoded by the coding sequence ATGACTGACACCCAGATCCCCGCTGAGACCGCGTCCGCCCCGGTGTATTCCGTGGTGCAGGAGCGCCGCGTCGTGACCTCCATCCCGGGCCCGAGATCACAGGAACTGCACGCCCGACGCGCGAAGGTCGTGTCGGCCGGCGTGTCCTCCGCGCTCCCCGTCTACATCGAACGGGCGAACGGCGGGATCCTCGTCGACGTCGACGGCAACCAGTTCGTCGACTTCGGAGCGGGCATCGGCGTGACCACGGTGGGCCACACCGAGCAGCGTGTGGTGCAGGCCGCCGCGGACCAGCTGCAGGACGTGGTGCACACGCTCTTCACGATCACCCCCTACGAGGAGTACGTGCGCGTCGCCGAGCTCCTCGCCGAGCACACCCCCGGCAACTGGGAGAAGAAGTCGGTGCTCGTGAACTCGGGCGCCGAGGCCGTCGAGAACGGCGTGAAGATCGCCCGCAAGTTCACCGGCCGCCGCGCCGTGGCGGTGCTCGACCACGCCTACCACGGCCGCACCAACCTCACGATGGCCATGAACTACAAGGCGCACCCCTACGCGACGGGCTACGGCCCGCTCGCCGGCGACGTGTACCACGCACCCAGCTCCTACCCCTACCGCGACGGCCTCTCGGGTGCGGATGCCGCGGCTCGCACCATCACCTACCTCGAGAAGGTCATCGGCGCCACCGACCTCGCCTGCCTGGTCGTGGAGCCCATCCAGGGCGAGGGCGGCTTCATGGTCCCGGCCGAGGGCTTCCTGCCCAGGCTGCAGGCCTGGTGCACTGAGCACGGCGTCGTCATGATCGCCGACGAGATCCAGAGCGGCATGGCCCGTACCGGACGGTACTACGCCAGCGAGCACTTCGGATGGGAGCCCGACCTGGTGCTCTCCGCGAAGGGCATCGCGGGCGGACTGCCGCTCGCCGCCGTCACCGGCCGCGCCGAGATCATGGACGCCTCCCAGCCGGGCGGCCTCGGTGGCACCTTCGGCGGCAATCCGGTCGCCTGCGCCGCCGCCATCGCCGTGTTCGAGTCCATCGAGGCCAACCACCTGCTCGCCGAGGCCGAGCGCATCGGCGCGCGCCTGACGGCGGGTCTCGAGCGGCTCGCGCAGCGCTACGACGTCATCGGCGAGATCCGCGGCCTCGGCGCGATGATCGCCATCGAGCTCGTGCAACCGGGCACCGGGCAGACGACGAAGCTCCCGAATCCCGAGGCGGTCTCCGCTCTCATCGCCGACGCGGCCCAGCACGGCGTGCTGTTCCTCAGCGCGGGCACCTTCGGCAACGTGCTCCGGTTCCTGCCGAGCCTCGCCGTGAGCGATGCCCTCATCGACGACGGGCTCCGAGTGCTCGACGACGCATTCGCGGCGCTCGGATGA